The Leptospira stimsonii genome includes the window GGTAAAGGAATCCATTCCCGAAGTCATCGAAAAAATTTTAGAATATAAGAAACGGATTCTTGTGTTTCCTCTGGGCTCTTCTCCGGACCAGTTCAAAAGGGTGGAATAAAAAATTATGGATTTTGGAACAGTAGTTGGTTTAGGATCGGCGGTCGTCCTGATGATCTTCGGTATCATCTCGGCGGGATTGAGCCCATTAGACATTTTTGATATTCCATCCGTCATCATTACGTTCGGAGGGGCGACTGCGGGAACCATCATGGCGGTTCCTTGGGAATCTACGCTTGCGGTCGGAAAAGTCACACAAAAAGTTTTTAGAACCGAAAAACACGATCTCATCGAATTGATCAAAACGTTAGTCTCCTTTTCGGAAAAAGCAAGAAGAGAAGGTCTACTCGCTCTCGAAGACGACGTAAACGAACTTCCAGACGAATTCTTACGAAAAGGAATCACACTCGTAGTGGATGGAACGGACCCTGAACTTGTTCGTAACATCATGGAAACGGAAATGGGAAACATCGCTTCCCGTCA containing:
- a CDS encoding motility protein A; protein product: MDFGTVVGLGSAVVLMIFGIISAGLSPLDIFDIPSVIITFGGATAGTIMAVPWESTLAVGKVTQKVFRTEKHDLIELIKTLVSFSEKARREGLLALEDDVNELPDEFLRKGITLVVDGTDPELVRNIMETEMGNIASRHNNGKAWWENWGALAPAFGMIGTLIGLVQMLKNLGSGDPSAIGTGMAAALITTLYGSMGANMFAIPVMKKLIRKSEDELMIKQIMIEGTLSIQSGDNPRIVKDKLSSFLPPSERDVLKDDSE